The Streptomyces sp. Mut1 genome window below encodes:
- a CDS encoding ArsR/SmtB family transcription factor, with the protein MSPLADTAALFADRTRAAFCQALLDGRAWTAGELARHAGVSASTASEQLSRLVAGGLLAEERQGRHRYVRLAGPEAAALTEALAAYDPGLPRPGSLRASVRQDAEARARTCYDHLAGRLGVALADAMTARGLVDTGSGIAVTPAGRAWLADALDYRQPAGARRPLVRTCLDRTERRPHLAGVLGAALCGTALERGWVRRVGSGRAVKVTARGSEVFGELLGVEV; encoded by the coding sequence ATGTCCCCTCTCGCCGATACGGCGGCTCTCTTCGCCGACCGCACCCGGGCCGCGTTCTGCCAGGCGCTGCTGGACGGCCGGGCCTGGACGGCCGGTGAGCTGGCCCGGCACGCGGGCGTCAGCGCGTCCACCGCCAGCGAGCAGCTCTCCCGTCTGGTCGCCGGCGGCCTGCTGGCCGAGGAGCGCCAGGGCCGGCACCGCTACGTCCGGCTGGCGGGCCCGGAGGCCGCCGCGCTGACCGAGGCCCTGGCCGCGTACGACCCCGGCCTGCCCCGGCCGGGCAGCCTGCGCGCGTCGGTGCGCCAGGACGCCGAGGCGCGGGCGCGGACCTGTTACGACCATCTCGCGGGCCGGCTGGGCGTGGCCCTGGCGGACGCGATGACCGCGCGCGGGCTGGTGGACACCGGCTCCGGGATCGCCGTCACCCCGGCGGGCCGGGCCTGGCTGGCCGATGCCCTGGACTACCGGCAGCCGGCGGGCGCCCGGCGCCCTCTCGTACGGACCTGCCTGGACCGGACCGAGCGCCGCCCCCACCTGGCCGGGGTGCTCGGCGCGGCGCTGTGCGGGACGGCGCTGGAGCGGGGGTGGGTGCGGCGGGTCGGCTCGGGGCGGGCGGTGAAGGTGACGGCGCGGGGGAGCGAGGTGTTCGGGGAGCTGCTGGGGGTGGAGGTGTGA